The sequence GGTTTCTTCAAAATGTTGCAACCAAGCCTGACGAGCTGCTAGAAGTGGATCGACATTCTTCACTTCTTCAACTGGTTCAACCACTGGTTCCTCAACAGGAGCGACTTCCTCTGCTGGGGCATTTCCTGCGATAGACTGAATTTGTTTCAAATCAAATCCACAAGCTTTCCCAGCCATAAACTCTTCTGGTGACGGTTTGCGACCGATCACTTTTTCAAATAATTCAACCCATTTCTTTTGCATGGATCTCTTCTCCCTCATTATAAAATAGGGAAAGTGGGTCCCCCCACCTTCCGTTTTGTGATATTGTTAGAATCCAAAGTTAGAGAAATTTGGAGCACTTGGAATAAATCCAATAGCTACTTGTTCTAAAATACGAGCATTCACATAAATGACAAAGATGGCAATGAGAAGCAAGACAACAGATGATGCTACTAGAAGCAAGAATTTATCTGCTTTAAAGCTTGTCTTGTTCAATCCTTGATGAACGACATAGCATGTTCCAACAAAGAACAAGAAGAAAATAAGGAAATTTACAAAGCCATAAAATTCATAAACCTTTACAAGACCTACTAAGAAAGCAAGAAGGGCAAGTGGCAAAGTGTAGACAGACAAACGTCCAAATTCTTCAAATGAACGCCCGTAACTGTATTCCTTATCTTGAAGAAGCACACGACGAACAAAGAATCCTGCTACTTGGAAGGCGTAAACGCTAAAGAATAGGGAAATCAATGTCAACATAAAGGCACGGAAATCCATTCCATAACCACCTGTAGCTCCACTAGCTGTGAAGAAAGTTGATAGGGTCAAGACAAAGGCAGTCAAGACATACTGTAAAATTCCGTTAAGAGCTTTTGGATTTTCTACAGCTGTTGGACGTTTCAAAGCTGAAAGGAACCAATTCCAGTAACCACCAACTGCTACACCAAATTGACTTGGTTGGCCAGGATAAGGTTGTCCTGGTTGACCTTGGTAAGGAGCTTGTTGATAAGCTGCTTGAGTAGGTTGTTGGTAGGCTTGCTGTGGAGCTTGTTGGAAAGCAGGTCCATTCGCTGGAGCAGCTTGAGGGGCCGGTTCTTGAACTGGAGCTGCTACTGGTTCTTCTGCAGGAGCAGTTGGTGCTGCTGGTGCTGCTGGCGCTGCTGGTGCTGCAGGTGCTGCAGGTGCTGCTGGCGCTGCAACAAACTCTGGAGCTTGAGGAGCTGCTGGCGCTGCAACAAACTCTGGGGCTTGTGGAGCAGCAACTGGTTCTTCCACAGGTGCAGTTGGTGCTGCGACAAATTCTGGGGCTTGTGGGGTTTCTGGAACCACTACTTCTTCTTGAAATTCTCCTGCAGCCAGTGCTTGAGCAATTTCTTCTGCACTAGCAGAACGACCATTTACGGCTTCGAAATAATCCAGCCAATCTTGTTTTGACATAATGAATCTCCTTAACTATTGTTTATACTAGGGTATTATACAAAATTTCTGAACCATTTTCAATGAAAGACTGGAAAATCCCTGTAAGATCTTTTGAAAAACATACAAATTCTACTCATATTTAGAAATTAGTAAAGAAAGTGGCTGGGACAAAAGTCCTAGCCTCTCAATTATTTTTGGATTGTCGAGCAAGACGCAGTGGTTGAGTGGGCTCTACTACGCTGATTTCATCAGCTTTTACAGCCCTACTCAACTGTGCGGAGGTGGGACGACGAAATCGAATTCTAATGAATTACCGATTTCTGTCCCACTCTCTCTTAGGATTCAAATGCATCCATGCCACCTTGGACGTTGGTCACATCATAGCCTTGCTCTTCCAAAAATTGGCAAGCGCGTGCTGAGCGTCGACCTGACTTGCAGATGACATAATAGGGATGATCCTTCTCTAATTCCTGGTAGCGATTTGCTAACTCAGATAAGGGAAGAAGACGAACTCCGTCTAAGTGAAGGGCATCATATTCCTCCTGCTCGCGTACATCAAGAACGTGTATGTTTCCTTTTTGATAAGCTTGGTAAAAGCTTGAAAATGGAATTTCTTTCATGATTTCTCCTATCAGGTATGCTATGGAAGGGTTAGAATTTGATAGCTAAAGCCAATTGACTCTAAAAATCGGAACAAGTCTTGGGTTTTAATAAAGATCGTTTTTTCATTGGTATTGGGATGGAAGGTCATGATTTCCTCTGACACAATGTCTTTATCGAAATAGACTCGAATATCTTTTTCTTCATTGTTCAATAAACCAAATGGAGAAACCGTTCCTGGCGGTAATTGCATTTTTTCAGCTAAAGAATCTGCTGAAGCCATGCGGATCCGGTTGGCTTCCACTTGCTCTTTGAAATCATCCATATCCAATGGCTTCTGGTCATCCATGATGAGCAGATAGTATTGGGTTTTCTTCTTGTTGGTCAAAAACATGGTCTTGGTCCGGACGCCTTCTAAGCCTTCAATATAAGAATCCGCCTGCTCAGTCGTGAATGCAGGTGGGTGTTCCACCACATCAAATGAAATTCCTAACTCATCTAATTTTTCTTTAACTTGTTGATAAGGATCCATCTTCGCTCTCCTTTATTTTTGAATGATCTCTTGTACTAAGGTTTGCAATTCTGGCACCACCTCTGCCTCAAACCAAGGATTTTTAGCCATCCAGATTTGATTGCGAGGGGAAGGGTGAACAAGTGGAAAATAGGTTGGCAAATAGTCTTTAAAATGGTGAACCCGTTCGGTTACCTTGCCACTAACCTTTTCATGAAGGTAGTATGCTTGGGCATATTGTCCAATTAAGAGGGTTAACTCAATATCCGGACACTCCTTGAGAAGTTGAGGGTGCCACTTTTCCGCAAAGCCTTTGCGAGGTGGAAGGTCACCAGATTTTCCATGCCCTGGGAAATAAAAGTCCATAGGAATGACCGCAAACAAACCAGAATTGTAAAAGGTGTCTTCGTCAACTCCTAACCATTCGCGTAGGCGGTCACCACTCTTATCCTTCCAGTAAATACCAGCTTCTTGTGTTTTCAGTCCAGGTGCCTGTCCGATGATATTGATACGAGCTGTCTTTGGGGCTGCAAAGAGCGGCTCGATTCCTTTATCCGTATATGCTTTATTTTGAGGATCTGCCATAATGGCTTGTTTAATGGTTTCAATCCTTGACATAATTCCCCCTTCTATGGAAAAACTCAGCCAGAAAAACTGGCCGAGTAGTGGATTATTTGATTAGTTCATAGATGGCTTCTGCGTAAATAGCAGCTGCACGATAGAGATCTTCGACATCTGCGAACTCATTAGCTTGGTGCATGGTATTGACATAGTCTGGGAACATAGCACCAAAGGCAACCCCACGTTTCAAGAGACGACCAAAGGTACCACCACCGATCACTTGTTCGTGTCCTTTGAGGCCAGTTTGTTTTTCGTAAACACGCAAGAGAGTGGATACCAATTCGTCATCCATCGGAACATAGTGAGGTGTGTGACCATGGGCTGACAAGCTTACTGTAGCCACTCCTTCGATCTTTTCAAGAGTAGACTTGATGGTTTCAGGATCTGTACCTTGAGGGTAACGGATATTGAGGGCAATAGTGTTGTCTGCTTGGCTTTCATCAAAATGGAAGACACCTGCATTCATGCTCAATGGTCCCATTTTGGCATCTGTATGGGCAATACCTAATTTTTCACCAGCAAAATCTTCGTGAAGAAGTGAAGCTGTCACATGAAGGTAAGCCTTAGCAGCACCACCAAAATCAAATTGGTTCAACAAGAGAGCCAAGTAGGTCGCACCATTAATTCCATCTTCAGGAGTTGATCCGTGAGCAGATTTCCCAACAATCGTAACGGTATAGGTTTCTTCATCAACAGTTGAGATTTCATACTTGAGCTGGTGTTCCTTGGCAAAGGCATCTAAGAGGCCAGCAAGATCTGGTAGTTGTCCAGAAACGACTGCAGTCGCTGACTCTGGTACCATGTTTTCACGAAGGCCACCTGTAAAGCTATGAAGATGGGCACTTCCTTTGTTGTCATTTCCAAAATGAAGGTACTCAGTGATGTTTCCTTTTTCCCCATTGATGATTGGGAATTCCGCATCTGGTGAGAAGCCAAAATCTGGCTCAGGAAGTCCGACGTGTTTGAAATAGTAATCCATGTCGCCCCAGCCTGATTCTTCATCTGTACCGACAACAAAGCGCACGCGCTTGGAAACAGGGAGTCCTAGGTCTTTAATGATCTTCAAACCATAGTAGCAGGCCATTGTAGGCCCTTTATCATCAGACGAACCACGCGCATAGAGCTTACCATCGATAATTTCTGGTTTGTATGGATCCGTCTTCCAGCCACTACCTGCAGGTACGACGTCCATATGGGCAAAGATTCCAAGCTCTTCTTCTCCTTCACCAAAGGTAAAGTGGCCGGCATAATTGTCGACATTCTTGGTTTCATAGCCATCACGTTTGGCAATTTCCAAGAATTTTTCAAGAGCTTTTACAGGACCAGGTCCAAAAGGATGCTCTGCATCTGCCTTGCTGTCATCGCGTTCAGAATTGATTTCCAAGAGGCTGTATAGGTCAGCCATCATCTCATCGCGACGTTTTTCTACTTCTGCTTTAAAGTCAACTGTTGTCATGAATTCCTCCTCGATCTTCTATTTGCTAATTGGCTTAGCGTTTGTCAATGATTTCGTCCACTGGTAAGCGATAGCTTGGCTCTACTTTTTCAGCCGCATAGCCAACCGTAATCAAGACTTCCGGACGGAAGCGCTCTTCGATGTCCAATACTTCATTGATTTTTGATTTATCAAATCCCAAGATAATATTGGTTCCAATGCCTTGGTCCGTCAAAGCAAGTACCAAGTTCATCGCCACAAGACCGGCATTCAAAGCCAAGTAATCACTTGTTTGTTGGACATCATAGCGCGCAAATTCAGCAGGAAGATTTTGCATAAAGTATTGCAATTGCTCATCTGTGAAGTTTTTAACTCCACCGACACGCGCAATCTTGCGAGCCCGTTTTTGCAAATCGGTATCTGTAAAGAGGGCGATGGTCACAGGTGCTTCCATGACTTGATCGTAGTTTGCACCATAGGCTAATTTTGCCAATTCAGCATTTTTTTGACGAACGACCACAAATTTCCAAGGCTGGCTATTGTGGGCACTAGGGGCCAAGGTTGCGATCTCAATGGCAGTCCGTACATCCTTTGGATCGACCGGTTGGTCAGTGAAATGCTTGATCGCATGGCGTTTTTTATTGAGCTCTAGAAATTTCATAAGCTTCTTCCTTTTCTATTTCTGTTACCTCTATTTTAACACAAAATGAAAGAGCTTGCAGGGTTTTACAGCCTAAGATTGTGAAAAAAGAAGCGGACATTTTGAAGATCCGCTTCTTTGTTATAGGTTGAATACACAAGAGACCCACCTATGATTTATTGGAAAGATTGAAATAGGTAGCTACTTCTTTGGCATAACCGTATTTCTCAATTAAGCCAGTTAGCAACTCGATGTTATGACCCCGATAGTTATCCTCACGTCTCAATTCTTCGTACATCTCAATAAAAGGAAGGCCCTTGTCCTTGGCATCTTGGAGCTCTCCTTCATAATCATAAGCCACCTTCCGAAAGTGCAGGTTGGTCACTCCGTCTTCTTCGACATCGATCAGAGCATACTGGGCTCTGTGGTTTTGAATTGGTTCCCAGTCGAAATAAGGCATGCCAATAGTCCCTGGATTAAGGATCTGCTGGCCCTGACTGCCATAGCGAAGCAACTGCTTGTGGACATGCCCGTAGATCGCCATATCCGTCTGATCATCCAGCAGTTGGTCAAAGTTCTCCGTCACATTTGCTGGACGCAAGTCTCCACCGTAATTCTTTTCTGGCAAGTTGTGGGTCAGTGAAAAACGAATGCCATTGACCTCCTTCTTCTCTACCAATGGAAGCGAACGAAGCCAATCGATCCGCTTAGGATCTAGTCCTTCCATGAGGTACTGAGTGAGACGAAGAAGCTGGATCTCCTGCGGATCCTCAAGTCCGTACTCGCCATCCAAGGCCTCTAGGACGCAATCGTCCCAATTTCCACGAACAGCTGCTGTAATCGGAATCGCATCCAGCAACTCAAAAAGGTCCTCTCTTCCAGGCCCCGGAAGCAAAATGTCCCCCAAAAGCCAGTATTCCGTCGTGCCTAGAGCACGCGCATCCGCAATCACTGCCTTGAGGGCTGTTGTATCTCCGTGAATATCAGATAAAATGGCGATTCGATGGTTCATTATAAACTCCTTATGATTGGTATGGTTCAGAAGCCTCCGCCACTTCCATCAAGGGACTTGCTTCTTCCTGCTTTCCTTGTTGGAGCTTGGCTTGCACCGCCTCCGCGACTGCTCGCGGGATGCCGACTGTGACAATCTCATCTACAGTAGCTTCTTTGATCTTGGTCAGCGACTTGAAGTGCTTCATCAGCAACTGCTTGCGTTTTGGTCCCAAGCCTTCGATCCCATCCAGCTGGGAGGAGAAGGAATTCTTAGACCGAAGCTGACGGTGGAAGGTGATGGCGAAACGGTGGACCTCATCCTGGATCCGTTGGAGGAGGAAAAATTCCTGAGAGGTCCGAGAGAGTTCGATGACTTGAAGGGGATCACCGAAGAGCAATTCATGGGTCTGGTGCTTGTCATTCTTTTGCAGACCTGCAATGGGAATATCTAACCCCAACTCTTCTTGGATCACCCGTTTAGCGATATTGACCTGGCCCTGACCCCCATCGATAACGATCAGATCTGGTGGCGTCAGGCCATCCCGCATGACACGGCTGTAGCGTCTGCGAATGACCTCCCGCATGCTGGCATAGTCATCTGGTCCGACAACGGTCTTGATCTTGTACTTGCGGTAGTCCTTTTTGCTTGGCTTCCCATTGACAAAAACCACCATGGCTGAGACCGGACTGGTCCCCATGATGTTGGAGTTGTCAAAAGATTCAATGCGCACAGGGGTTGGAATTTGCAGAAGTTTTCCAAGGTTTTCAATGGCACCTTGGGTCTTTTCCATTGATTTTTCAAGGAGATTGAACTTCTGCTCCAGACTGACACGCGCATTCTTGATAGCCAGATTGACCAACTGCTTCTTCTCCCCTCGCTGGGGCTTGAGGACCTTGGTATCTACTAGAGCCTTGACAGCTTCCTCATCAATGTCTTGAGGGATCAGGATTTCATTAGGAATCAAGTGCGATTTCTCCTGGTAAAACTGCCCCACATAGGTCAAGAAATCCTCGTCTGGATCATTGTAGTATGGGAAAAGATTGACGTCGCGCTCGATCAGCTTGCCCTGACGGACAAAGAAGACCTGCACACACATCCAGCCCTTGTCCACGTAGTAGCCAAAGACATCCCGGTTCTGCAAATCCTTGGCCATGACACGCTGTTTGGTCCGCAGGGTCCCGATGGCCTGGATCAGATCTCGGTACTCAGCCGCCCGCTCGAATTCCATGTTTTGCGCAGCGGTAGTCATCTTGAGCCTGAGCTCATCGATAATCTTATCGTCCTGTCCCTTGAGGAAATCAGAAACCTCCTGGGCCATGCCCTTGAAATAGGCCTCGTCCTTGTGGCAGACTGTGTGAGCCATACACTGCCCTAAATGGTAGTAAAAGCAGACTTTGGAAGGCGGATTAGTACACTTGCGGAAAGGGAAAATTCGGTCCAAAAGCCTCTTGATCTCATTGGCCGCTCCCACATCCGGATAGGGACCGAAATAGAGACCACCGTCCTTTTTGACCTGGCGCGTGATGATGAGGCGCGGATAGCGCTCATTGGTAATCTTGATGAAGGGATAGGACTTGTCATCCTTGAGCATGATATTGTACTTGGGCTTGTTCTCCTTGATGAGGTTGATCTCAAGAAGCAAGGCCTCAATATTGGACTCAGTGACGATAAACTCAAAATCCACAATCTCAGATACCAGTGCTTCCGTCTTAGTATCGTGGCTTCCTCTAAAATAGGACCGCACCCGATTGCGAAGATTCTTGGCCTTCCCCACATAGATGATGGTACCGTTCTTATCTTTGTGAATGTAACAGCCCGGACTCGTTGGCAAGAGCTCGAGCTTGGATTTTATCAAGTTATTCATACTCTCTATTATAGCAAAAAAGGGAGGGGTTAGCCTCTCTCTAGTATGTTTGTATTATTGTTATCCACCTTCACCAAGTAAAAAATAATTATTAAATAGTATATCAGACCCTCATCCTCAATCCTTCATCTTCACTTGCCCTTTTTAATAGCAAAAAAAAGGGGTCTAAAACGATCCCCCTTTACTAGCAATCGATAATCTTTATCCTTTGAGATTAGCCATCTGGAAGATCGGAATCACATAAGGAACAATAGACATCAGGATAGTGAATAGCACGAAGAACCAGAACCAGAAGGACGCGAGGGCACGCTGGAAAACTCCCGGTTGAGGTTTATTGGCTTGAATATAAGCCTTGATAGCTGGCCATTTAGTCGCAAGAACTACTATCATGACAATGGAACCAATGGCTAAAACACCGATTTGGAGCCAATTCGCTAGTCCCTCGTCCACATGATAGGCCACATAATGCAAGCCTTGGGAAATGACAAAGTTATTGAAAATGTGATAGAAAATCGCCCACCAGATATTGTATTCAAAGGCAATGTAGCCGAATCCTAGACCAATGATACTCGCGAAAAAGAGCTGGTCAAAATTGGCATGAAAGAGTCCAAACAAGATAGCCGTCATGACAATGGCAAAGATCTTGCCATACCGTTCCAAGCCTCGCAAGCCGGCCCCACGGAAGAAGAATTCCTCTGTGATAGGACCAAAAAAGCCAGCATATAAGAGCATGGTCCATGATCGCTCAATCGTATCACCTAGGTCGGGTGTTGGAGAATGAAGGCCTATGGTCTCAAACATGCGCTCAATCACTTGTGTCATCACAGATGAAAAGACTTGAGAAAAGCCAAGAAAGGCAAGAAGAATAAAGAAGACTGAAAGAGTCATCTTACGTCCCTTGTGCTTAAGATCATATTTATAGAGGGCCTTCTTGCGATAGGCATTAAAGAGAAAGAGTCCAATGGAAATAGAGATGAGGTAGGGAATACCAGCCCAAACATTCAGGGAATTGAGTTTCTCCGTTACTTGACTTGGATCTTTTCTGAGAGAGCCTACTATGGTCAATCCAAGGAGGACTTCCCACAGGACGGTTACCAAGGTCATTACCAAGAGATAAATGGCAAGTGTCCCGGAATACCTTCCTATATCTTTTTTAGGGTCTAATAATCGGTTGTATTGGTTCATTTCTTCCTCCTAGAAAATAGATAAAAACTCGCACACATTCCTTCGTATAAGACAAAGAAAATCAAAAAGGCATGCATAAAATAGTCTTCTGGTAATGCAAGAATAATCGAATCCACGCGCGGATCAAAGAGCCAAGTATTGTCCCCAGCAAATAAGACCTGATGAAAGAGCGTAAAGAATTGATCAAAGCCAATCATAACAGCCATCACTGCAAGCACCACTGGTAAAACCATCATCCAAAAGAAGAGACTACGGTACAAGGTAAGGTAGCCTTTTTTGACAACTGTCCGCATAAACTGGATAAAACCAGGTAGTGTGACCACGAAAACAACTGTCACTAAGTGAAATAGGTACTTGACGGCCTCAAAATGGTGCAGTCCATTTTTTGAAGAGGGGAATTGAGGCATCTTCAACACCCATTGAAAAGGATTGGTCAAGTAGTTCATCAAGAAATTAAAATTCTTCATGATGACAGTAGCCGAAAAACCAGTCCGGCTTTGAATCCCCAACCAATGAATCTCCATGGGATAGAGGACCCAAGCTAGAGCAATGGTGAGAAGGATGGCAGCTGACAAGATAAAGAAAAATTGGTTGATTGATTTCAGACTTTTAAGCATCAAAATCCCACTCCGCTAGACTGGCAACAACATGTGTCGGTGCAATTGGTAAGGTCGGCACTTCTTCTGGTTTGGTAAAACCTGTCGTCACCAAAAGGGTTGGAATCCCATTGTCAATACCCGCACGAATATCTGTTAGGTAGTTGTCGCCAACCATGACCACTTCTTCTCTTTCAAGACCCAGGTGTTCAATGGCCTTGTCCATGATGATGGCCTTTGGTTTGCCAATGATCACTGGCTTGACCCGTGTCGCTGCTTCAACAAGGGCAATCAGAGATCCTGCTCCTGGCATCAAGCCACGCTCAGTTGGAATGTTCAGGTCAGGGTTGGTCCCTATAAAGTGCGCTCCCTTTTGAATCGCCAAGGTTGCTTTAGCAAATTTCTCATAATCCACTTGCCAATCGAGGCCAATCACAAC comes from Streptococcus parasanguinis ATCC 15912 and encodes:
- a CDS encoding DUF6574 domain-containing protein, encoding MSKQDWLDYFEAVNGRSASAEEIAQALAAGEFQEEVVVPETPQAPEFVAAPTAPVEEPVAAPQAPEFVAAPAAPQAPEFVAAPAAPAAPAAPAAPAAPAAPTAPAEEPVAAPVQEPAPQAAPANGPAFQQAPQQAYQQPTQAAYQQAPYQGQPGQPYPGQPSQFGVAVGGYWNWFLSALKRPTAVENPKALNGILQYVLTAFVLTLSTFFTASGATGGYGMDFRAFMLTLISLFFSVYAFQVAGFFVRRVLLQDKEYSYGRSFEEFGRLSVYTLPLALLAFLVGLVKVYEFYGFVNFLIFFLFFVGTCYVVHQGLNKTSFKADKFLLLVASSVVLLLIAIFVIYVNARILEQVAIGFIPSAPNFSNFGF
- a CDS encoding rhodanese-like domain-containing protein; its protein translation is MKEIPFSSFYQAYQKGNIHVLDVREQEEYDALHLDGVRLLPLSELANRYQELEKDHPYYVICKSGRRSARACQFLEEQGYDVTNVQGGMDAFES
- a CDS encoding prolyl-tRNA synthetase associated domain-containing protein: MDPYQQVKEKLDELGISFDVVEHPPAFTTEQADSYIEGLEGVRTKTMFLTNKKKTQYYLLIMDDQKPLDMDDFKEQVEANRIRMASADSLAEKMQLPPGTVSPFGLLNNEEKDIRVYFDKDIVSEEIMTFHPNTNEKTIFIKTQDLFRFLESIGFSYQILTLP
- a CDS encoding uracil-DNA glycosylase family protein, yielding MSRIETIKQAIMADPQNKAYTDKGIEPLFAAPKTARINIIGQAPGLKTQEAGIYWKDKSGDRLREWLGVDEDTFYNSGLFAVIPMDFYFPGHGKSGDLPPRKGFAEKWHPQLLKECPDIELTLLIGQYAQAYYLHEKVSGKVTERVHHFKDYLPTYFPLVHPSPRNQIWMAKNPWFEAEVVPELQTLVQEIIQK
- the pepV gene encoding dipeptidase PepV, whose amino-acid sequence is MTTVDFKAEVEKRRDEMMADLYSLLEINSERDDSKADAEHPFGPGPVKALEKFLEIAKRDGYETKNVDNYAGHFTFGEGEEELGIFAHMDVVPAGSGWKTDPYKPEIIDGKLYARGSSDDKGPTMACYYGLKIIKDLGLPVSKRVRFVVGTDEESGWGDMDYYFKHVGLPEPDFGFSPDAEFPIINGEKGNITEYLHFGNDNKGSAHLHSFTGGLRENMVPESATAVVSGQLPDLAGLLDAFAKEHQLKYEISTVDEETYTVTIVGKSAHGSTPEDGINGATYLALLLNQFDFGGAAKAYLHVTASLLHEDFAGEKLGIAHTDAKMGPLSMNAGVFHFDESQADNTIALNIRYPQGTDPETIKSTLEKIEGVATVSLSAHGHTPHYVPMDDELVSTLLRVYEKQTGLKGHEQVIGGGTFGRLLKRGVAFGAMFPDYVNTMHQANEFADVEDLYRAAAIYAEAIYELIK
- a CDS encoding nitroreductase family protein — translated: MKFLELNKKRHAIKHFTDQPVDPKDVRTAIEIATLAPSAHNSQPWKFVVVRQKNAELAKLAYGANYDQVMEAPVTIALFTDTDLQKRARKIARVGGVKNFTDEQLQYFMQNLPAEFARYDVQQTSDYLALNAGLVAMNLVLALTDQGIGTNIILGFDKSKINEVLDIEERFRPEVLITVGYAAEKVEPSYRLPVDEIIDKR
- a CDS encoding metallophosphoesterase family protein; its protein translation is MNHRIAILSDIHGDTTALKAVIADARALGTTEYWLLGDILLPGPGREDLFELLDAIPITAAVRGNWDDCVLEALDGEYGLEDPQEIQLLRLTQYLMEGLDPKRIDWLRSLPLVEKKEVNGIRFSLTHNLPEKNYGGDLRPANVTENFDQLLDDQTDMAIYGHVHKQLLRYGSQGQQILNPGTIGMPYFDWEPIQNHRAQYALIDVEEDGVTNLHFRKVAYDYEGELQDAKDKGLPFIEMYEELRREDNYRGHNIELLTGLIEKYGYAKEVATYFNLSNKS
- the uvrC gene encoding excinuclease ABC subunit UvrC; translated protein: MNNLIKSKLELLPTSPGCYIHKDKNGTIIYVGKAKNLRNRVRSYFRGSHDTKTEALVSEIVDFEFIVTESNIEALLLEINLIKENKPKYNIMLKDDKSYPFIKITNERYPRLIITRQVKKDGGLYFGPYPDVGAANEIKRLLDRIFPFRKCTNPPSKVCFYYHLGQCMAHTVCHKDEAYFKGMAQEVSDFLKGQDDKIIDELRLKMTTAAQNMEFERAAEYRDLIQAIGTLRTKQRVMAKDLQNRDVFGYYVDKGWMCVQVFFVRQGKLIERDVNLFPYYNDPDEDFLTYVGQFYQEKSHLIPNEILIPQDIDEEAVKALVDTKVLKPQRGEKKQLVNLAIKNARVSLEQKFNLLEKSMEKTQGAIENLGKLLQIPTPVRIESFDNSNIMGTSPVSAMVVFVNGKPSKKDYRKYKIKTVVGPDDYASMREVIRRRYSRVMRDGLTPPDLIVIDGGQGQVNIAKRVIQEELGLDIPIAGLQKNDKHQTHELLFGDPLQVIELSRTSQEFFLLQRIQDEVHRFAITFHRQLRSKNSFSSQLDGIEGLGPKRKQLLMKHFKSLTKIKEATVDEIVTVGIPRAVAEAVQAKLQQGKQEEASPLMEVAEASEPYQS
- a CDS encoding CPBP family intramembrane glutamic endopeptidase, which translates into the protein MNQYNRLLDPKKDIGRYSGTLAIYLLVMTLVTVLWEVLLGLTIVGSLRKDPSQVTEKLNSLNVWAGIPYLISISIGLFLFNAYRKKALYKYDLKHKGRKMTLSVFFILLAFLGFSQVFSSVMTQVIERMFETIGLHSPTPDLGDTIERSWTMLLYAGFFGPITEEFFFRGAGLRGLERYGKIFAIVMTAILFGLFHANFDQLFFASIIGLGFGYIAFEYNIWWAIFYHIFNNFVISQGLHYVAYHVDEGLANWLQIGVLAIGSIVMIVVLATKWPAIKAYIQANKPQPGVFQRALASFWFWFFVLFTILMSIVPYVIPIFQMANLKG
- a CDS encoding TIGR01906 family membrane protein, with the protein product MLKSLKSINQFFFILSAAILLTIALAWVLYPMEIHWLGIQSRTGFSATVIMKNFNFLMNYLTNPFQWVLKMPQFPSSKNGLHHFEAVKYLFHLVTVVFVVTLPGFIQFMRTVVKKGYLTLYRSLFFWMMVLPVVLAVMAVMIGFDQFFTLFHQVLFAGDNTWLFDPRVDSIILALPEDYFMHAFLIFFVLYEGMCASFYLFSRRKK
- a CDS encoding TIGR01457 family HAD-type hydrolase, with protein sequence MHYKGYLIDLDGTIYKGKSRIPAGEAFVHELQAREIPYLFVTNNTTRTPETVRDMLATHFNIETPVSTIYTATLATIDYMNDQNLGKKVYVIGEAGLKDAIEEAGYIIDEEAPDYVVIGLDWQVDYEKFAKATLAIQKGAHFIGTNPDLNIPTERGLMPGAGSLIALVEAATRVKPVIIGKPKAIIMDKAIEHLGLEREEVVMVGDNYLTDIRAGIDNGIPTLLVTTGFTKPEEVPTLPIAPTHVVASLAEWDFDA